The window ACTGTCAATGTACACACCGTTCATTTTGGCAGCGAAACAACAGTTTCTTGACGCTACAAATTTGTACTTGAATTTGTCGGCGTAGTCTGTCGTCGGCCTGTGTTTACAGGGGCGCGGGGAAGGCATGGCGCGCTTGGACATTGTTCGCCTGTCATGACCGCGCGCGGCCGAAATGCGCTATCGTGATGGCCTGCGCAACGGCGCGACTGAACCGGACCACGACCAGGAAAGACCGCGCCACACCCCATGCTTGCCTATATCCTGCGCCGCCTGTGGCAGATGCTGCCCACCATGGCCGGCGTCGTGCTGCTGGTGTTTATCTTGTTTAACTGGATCGGCGGCGATCCCGCGTATCTGCTCGCCGGCAAGATGTCCGATGCCGCCGAGATCGAGAATATCCGGCGCCAGCTCGGCACCGACCAGCCGATGCATGTGCAGCTGTGGATCTTCGTCAAACAGATCGTGACCTTTGATTTCGGCAACGCCTGGAGCACTGGCGAGCCGGTCTCGCGCATCATCGCCAGCCGGCTGGGGCCGTCGCTGACGGTGCTCATTCCCCTGACCGTGCTCGAGACCGTGATCGGCATCGCGCTGGCGCTGGCCGTGGCGTTCGTGCGCGGCTCGCTGACCGACCGCGCGGTGATGATTGCCTGCACGGTCGGCATGTCGGTCAGCATTTTGGTGTACATCATCGCCTTCCAGTACGGCCTGGCCTACAAGATGGGCCTGTTCCCGGTGCAGGGCTGGGGCACGGGGCTGGGCGAGAATCTGCTGCGCTATGCGGCGCTGCCGGTGCTGATCGGGCTGGCGGTGTCGATCGCGCCGACCCTGCGCCTGTACCGCAGTTTCGTGCTCGACGAAGTGCACCAGGACTATGTGCGCACGGCGCGCGCCAAGGGCTTGTCCGAGCGGCGCATCATGTGGGTGCACGTGCTGCGCAATGCCGCCATCCCCATCATCACGCACGTGATGGCGAACCTGCCGGCGCTGCTGATCGGCGCGTTTTTGCTGGAACGGTTCTTCGGCATTCCCGGCATCGGGCGCGAAGTCATTCTGGCGGTCGAGCGCAGCGATTTTCCGGTGATCAAGGCGATTACCGTGTACGTGGCCGCCGCCACCATGGTGTTCAATTTGCTGGCCGACCTGCTGTACAAGGCGGTCGATCCGCGCGTGCAGCTCGCATGATGGCGGACGCACGGGCCGGCCTGTGGACCCTGGCCCTGCGGCGCCTGCGCGCCGACCGCGTGGCAATGGTGTCGCTGGCCGTGGTGGCGCTGTTCCTGGCCATGCTGGCGCTCTCGGTCATGGGCG of the Massilia violaceinigra genome contains:
- a CDS encoding ABC transporter permease; the encoded protein is MLAYILRRLWQMLPTMAGVVLLVFILFNWIGGDPAYLLAGKMSDAAEIENIRRQLGTDQPMHVQLWIFVKQIVTFDFGNAWSTGEPVSRIIASRLGPSLTVLIPLTVLETVIGIALALAVAFVRGSLTDRAVMIACTVGMSVSILVYIIAFQYGLAYKMGLFPVQGWGTGLGENLLRYAALPVLIGLAVSIAPTLRLYRSFVLDEVHQDYVRTARAKGLSERRIMWVHVLRNAAIPIITHVMANLPALLIGAFLLERFFGIPGIGREVILAVERSDFPVIKAITVYVAAATMVFNLLADLLYKAVDPRVQLA